AAAGCTAAAAAGCTTTCATATCGGTTATCCAGAAGCGGACATAATACAACTTTTCTGCAGGGTAATATGAGTCAGGGACAGCGTGAAAGGGCTCTCAACGGTTTTCGTGACGGAGATTTCACTATAATGGTTGCTACTGATATAGCCGCCAGAGGAATCGATTGTGACCGTGTCACTCACGTCATAAACTATGATATGCCTGATACTGTTGAGACTTATACACATAGAATCGGCAGAACAGGCAGAGCAGGAAGAGACGGCTTTGCAATAAGCCTTGTAACTTCCGATGATCTGGATCAGATGAAAGCTATCCAGAAAACTACAAAAGTAAGGGTGGAAGAACATTCATCGTTCGCAAACGCACCCAAGAAAAATTTTGGCGGTAATAAAATTCCGTCAAGCGGTAAGGATGCTGGAAAGTTTTCACGCAACCGAAATCGCAAATCCGGCAGAAAGTATCGAGCAGCATAGAAGCATCCGTTTTGCTCTTGTTATAGTGCAGGGCGGATGATTTTAAATAACTGACGCAACTCAATTAACGCCTTTGCCACGTTTCATGTGGCTGGCATAAGAACTCTCAGGAGAGAAAATTGTCTAAAAATTTATATGTTGGAAACCTTCCCTGGTCCGCAAGTGAAGAAGATGTACGTAACGCTTTTGAAGCATTCGGCGAAGTAACTTCCGTTAAACTCATCGAAGATCGTGAAACTGGCCGTCCCCGTGGATTCGGTTTTGTTGAAATGAGCGACGACAATGCAGCTCAGGAAGCAATCAGCGCTCTTGACGGCAACGACTTCGGCGGACGTAACCTCAAGGTTAACGAAGCTAAGCCCCGCACCGAGCGTCCTCGCTGGTAGTCACTGATTACCATTGAAGTGATTTTTCAAGCCGTTCCTCTCTCGGGAGGGACGGC
Above is a window of Maridesulfovibrio bastinii DSM 16055 DNA encoding:
- a CDS encoding RNA recognition motif domain-containing protein; this encodes MSKNLYVGNLPWSASEEDVRNAFEAFGEVTSVKLIEDRETGRPRGFGFVEMSDDNAAQEAISALDGNDFGGRNLKVNEAKPRTERPRW